CGGGTCATGTTTAACCTGATTTCGAACGCTTTTAAGTTTACGCCGCAAGGTGGGAAAATCAGTGTGGAAGTGGCAACCGAACAAAAACATGCAGGGATAAAATGGGCCATTATCCGCGTCACGGACAGCGGCATTGGTATTTCAAAAGAGAATCAGCCAAAGGTATTTGAGCGTTTTTTCCAGACGGATCTTCCATCGAGTATGATCAATGAGGGCAGCGGTATCGGACTGGCTATTGCGCAGGAATTTGTGAAGCTGCACGGGGGCACGATCGAAGTCGAAAGTGAACCCAACCGGGGTTCATCCTTTACCGTTTCGATCCCTGTGAGCGAATTGCCCCCTGCGGCGCAAGCAGAGGAAGTAAGTGATGCATCAGATTTTACCGACCAGCCAAATGTGCCAGACCTAAAACAAGCGGGCTCCAAAAGCAGCCAAACGATCTTGCTGGTCGATGATAACGAGGATTTTCGTTTTTACCTGAAAGACAACCTCAAAGCACATTACCAGATAGAGGAGGCGAAAAACGGCATGGAAGGCTTGCAAAAAGTGATAAAACTGTTTCCGGATATAATCGTAAGTGATTTGATGATGCCGGAAATGGACGGTATTGAATTTTGCAAAGCCATACGGCTCGATCCGCGCGTATCCCATACACCGTTCATTCTGCTTACTTCCCGGTCCTCTGAGGAGACGCTGCTCGAAGGCCTCCAATGCGGCGCAGACGATTATATCACTAAACCATTCAGTTTCGAAATACTTCAGGCACGCATCGGAAACCTGATTGCACGGCGCAAAGATGGCCACAGTAAATTCCAAAAGACCATCGATATCAGGTCCAGTGAAATAGCGGTCACCTCGCTGGACGAAAAATTGATTGAGAAAGCTATAAAAATGGTGGAGGACCATTTGACCGATCCCGAATTATCGGTTGAAAATCTCAGCTATCAATTAGGGATGAGCAGGACCTATCTTCACCGTAAAATCCTGGCCCTGACCGGTAGGCCGCCTGTCGAATTCATCCGTATTATCCGGCTTACCCGAGCTGCGCAGCTTTTGGAAAAAAGTCAGTTGAGCGTCTCAGAAGTGGCATATCAAGTCGGATTTAATGATCCGAAGTACTTTGCTAAATGCTTTAAGGAGCATTTCAACATCCTCCCGTCTCTGTACGCTGCCCATAAAAAGTCAGATGGTTACTGATGCCAGGGTTTTAGTTTTTGAAACTTCGGATCTTCGCCCAGGTCGTTGAGCTACACAGGCACCCTCGACTGATCCGGCAAGATTTTTATTAATTATCTTCTATTATTTTGAAATATTAAAATTAAGTGTCAAACTTACATTTTTATTTAAATGTAATAATTTTCATGGAAGGCGCTTTCATTGTCAGGAAAACGACAACTTTGTTGATGGCTTGGAGCGTTGAGGATTATCATTGGAATAAATTCGATTAACAAATCATTTACTTAAAGTATTCATGAATAGAAGATTAAGAATGGGAATGATCGGCGGCGGTAAAGACGCCTTCATTGGAGCAATTCACCGCCATGCAGCCAATTTGGATAGCTCCATCGAACTGGTTTGTGGAGCGCTTAGTATCAACCCTGAAATTGCTATCGACAGTGCTCAGGCGCTGTTCCTACCGGCCGAACGGAGTTATTTGACCTATCAGGAGATGCTCCAGAAAGAATCCGATCTGCCTGCCGATCAAAGGATGGATTTTGTCACAATCGTAACACCTAACTTCGCGCATTTTGCTCCGGCGATGCTGGCGCTTGAAAAGGGATTTCATGTGGTGATCGAAAAGCCGATTACTTTCACAGCTGATGAAGCTAAGCAGCTCAAGGAGAAAGTGGAAGAAACGGGCCTATTGCTTTTACTTACCCATACGTATTCGGGATATCCAATGGTAAAGCAAGCCCGTCAAATGGTACAAGGAGGAGAATTGGGAAAAATTCGGAAAATATGGGTTGAATACCCACAAGGTTGGCTTAGTCAGCTCACCGAGCGGGAAGGTAACGCACAGGCAGCATGGCGTACCGACCCAAAGCGATCGGGTAAGAGCGGTTGCATGGGGGATATCGGGACTCACGCTGCCCATTTGGCCGAGTACATATCGGGTCTGAAAATTACGTATCTGTGTGCTCATTTGTCTACTATGGTAGATGGCCGTGCGCTGGACGATGACGGGAATGTGTTATTAAAGTTTGAGGGAGGGGCTAGCGGTGTGCTGATGGCTTCACAAGTAGCAGCCGGAGAAGAAAACGCGCTGAAAATTCGTTTGTATGGAGAAAAAGGAGGACTGGAGTGGGCCCAACAGGAGCCTAATACTTTAGTGGTAAAATGGTTGGATAAGCCAACGCAGATCTACCGCGCCGGAACGGGCTATAAGAATATACTGTCTTCGTATGCACTTCACAATAGTCGCACGCCCGGCGGACACCCAGAAGGATACCTCGAAGCATTCGGTAATTTATACCGCAATTTTGCCCTCACGCTGGCAGCGCGCATCGACGGAACAACCCCTTCTCCGGAAGCACTGGATTACCCCTCTGTTGATGAAGGCATCAGGGGAATGGCCTTTATTGATAACGTTGTCAAAAGCCACCTGAGCGAACAGAAATGGACAGCTTTTGAAGTTTAATTTTGGATAGCTCAAAATCAAAGAGTATTTCGGGTCGGCTCCACCGATCCGAAATACTCTTTGATCATTTGAATACGCTCTTGTCGTGAAATTTGACAGCTCATGCAGTCACTTATCACTCCATGATAACGTTCAACGGATTTTTTAGTTAAAAATGAAGATCGGAGTGGCATTTGCCGCGCAACGAATCGGGTCGATACTTAGTCATTTCGTTCTTTTTTAGTCAGGAAAGCCACGCGATACTATTTCTTAGCAACCTGATTTTCTTGTCTTGTTCCATTTTTTTTAGTAACCTGGACACGACCTCCCGTGATGTATTGAGGTCACTGGCAATTTCCTGATGGGTAACGGTCAGAACGGCGGTCTTTCGGCCTTCAAACTGTTTTTTTAGATAAAATTCCAATCTCTCGTCCATGCCTTTGAAGACGACGTTGTCAAATACGGCCAATAGCTCCTCAAAGCGGGCCCGGTAGTTGGCAATGACGAAGTAGTACCAGGTTTTATATTTCTGCATCAGCTCGTCCATCAACTGGATCGGGATCATGATCGCAACGGTATCCTCCACAGTTTTGCCCATGATTTCGCTGGCTTCCTGTTTGGTGTTACATATCATCGATAATGCGCAGGCACTGCCGGGTTCCAGATCATAAATGAAAGCCTCTTCGCCGTCATCACCCTGACGGTAAAGTTTCACCCGCCCGCTTCCAATCAGCAATGTGTGTTTGATAAACTGTCCCGTCCGCATGATTACTTCCCCGGCAGGTATTTTCTTTAGAATACAATCCCTTACTAAACGCTGTTTTAGCTCGGGCTCAAAATCAGGAAAAACACTGTCGAGATAATAGGAAATATTTTCAGTCATCATAAGTTAAATGATTGGGTTAGGCTTAGTGTCATCAATCAAAGCTAATCGAAAAGGCGCCGCCTTGTTAAATTGAGCAAAGATCTCTGGAATTTGCCACTTCAATTCTGTAAAGTTCAAAATAATGTTGTGTTCCATATGTGACTTTTATCACTTTCCAGTCGAGCAGTGCTTACGATTTTTGTGTGATAATTGATAATATAATGGAAATTGTAGCTTACATAGCATCTGTTTTAATTGGTGTTTCACTCGGTTTGATCGGTGGGGGAGGATCGATATTGACTGTGCCGGTACTGGTATATATGTTTGGAATTAGCCCTTTGATTTCAACATCTTATTCTCTTTTTATTGTTGGATCAACCAGTCTTGTCGGTGCCTACAGCAACTACCGCAAAGGTGCCGTAAAGATCAAAACGGCATTGCTGTTTGGGAGCACATCCATCACAACGGTTTTTTTTACCCGGAGATTTGTGATCCCCATGATCCCGAAAGATCTTTTTAAAATTGGCCAATTCCAGGTCACCGAACCTATACTGACGATGATTCTTTTCGCAGTGTTAATGGTGGCGGCATCGGTTGGCATGATCCGCAGTAAGGAGCGAAAACCTGGATGCCTTGAATGCGATTTGAAAGGAAACATAATCAGGATGTTGTTAAGCGGCATGGGCATCGGACTGACCACCGGCGTGCTGGGAGCTGGCGGTGGTTTTCTTTTGATCCCTACATTGGTATTGGTACTGGGAATGCCCATGAAGGAAGCAGTTGGCACCTCACTTTTGATCATCGCGCTGAATTCGTTGATCGGTTTCGTCGGCGATTTGGGTCATTTTTTAATTGACTGGGTTTTTCTGCTACAAATTACAGCCATCGCCATGGCAGGAATCCTGATCGGGGGGGCCGTTGCCAAGCGGGTAGATGCGGCATCCTTGAAAAAAGGCTTCGGCTGGTTTGTGTTGATGATGGGAATCTATATTCTGTCAACAGAACTGTTACATCTTAAATAATTGCGTGATAAATGTCACTGACTACCAAAGCAAAGATCCCCAACTTTGTATCGTTAATTAAATAGAACCTTTCAATTTTAAAATACAGCATATGCAAATCCAGCAAATTTATACGGGCTGCCTTTCACAGGGCGCCTATTATATCGAAAGTAATGGTGAGGCGGTGGTGATCGATCCGCTCCGTGAGGTTGAGCCTTATATCAACCGCGCACAAAAAGATGGAGCCAAAATAAAGTATGTGCTTGAAACGCATTTTCATGCTGACTTTGTATCCGGCCATATTGACCTTGCTGCAAAAACGGGTGCCCGGATCGTATTTGGGCCAACTGCCAGGCCAGGCTTTGATGCAACGGTGGCAGTGGACGGTCAGGTACTTAAAGTGGGAGACATTACCTTCACAGTAATACATACGCCTGGGCATACGATGGAAAGTACCTGTTACCTCTTGAAGGACGAGCAGGGGGAACAGGTCGGCATTTTCACTGGCGATACGCTGTTTATTGGTGATGTGGGGCGGCCGGACCTGGCCCAAAAGGTAGCCGCCGAGCTGACTCAGCAAAAACTGGCGGAGCATCTTTTTGATTCTTTACGCGATAAAATTATGCCCCTGGCGGATGCCATTATTGTATACCCGGCCCACGGAGCGGGCAGCGCATGCGGGAAAAACATGAGCAAGGAAACGACTGATACGCTGGGTAACCAAAAGAAGTTCAACTATGCACTTCGGCCCGATATGACCAAGGCGGAATTTGTAAAAGAAGTTACCGACGGGCTGATGCCGCCGCCAGCTTACTTTCCCGAAAATGTGATGATGAACATCCGGGGGTACGAAAGCATTGATTTGGTACTCCAGCGCGGGACCCATGCCCTGGAACCCGCGGCCTTCGAAGCAGCCGCAAATGAAACGGATGCGGTCATGCTCGATACCCGGGATGCGGAGATTTTTGCAAAAGGTTTCATACCTAATTCCATCAACATTGGCATTAATGGCGGTTTTGCGCCATGGGTAGGCGCGCTGATCCCGGATATTAAACAAAGGATACTACTGATAACAGAAGCGGGCAGGGAAGAGGAAGTGGTAACGCGGCTGGCGCGGGTGGGTTACGACCATACCATCGGCTATCTGAAAGGTGGCATCGATGCCTGGACCAAAGCCGGCAAGGAGGTGGATCGGATCGAATCAGTGGATGTGGAGCAGATCAGTGAGCGTTTGCAAAACGATCCTTCCGTGATCATTCTGGACGTACGCAAAGCAAGCGAATTTCATTCAGAGCATGTCGTTGGTGCCGAAAATGTCCCGCTCGACTACCTCAACGAGCATCTGGCCGAGATCGATAAAGACAAAACCTACGCCGTGCACTGTGCAGGCGGCTACCGTTCAATGATCTTTAATTCAATCCTGAAAGCCAGGGGATTTGACAACCTGATCGATGTAAAAGGAGGTTTTAAGGCCATCAAGGAATCTGGCAAGTTTGAAGTGAGCAATTACGTCTGTCCAAGTACACTACTGTAAAGAGATTATGGGAATTATATCGGTACTATTCGGAAATAACAAAACCGACTTCAAAAGTCTGGTTGATCAGGGTGCATTGATCGTTGACGTGCGAAGTCCGCAGGAATTTGCCTCAGGGCACATTGATGGCAGTGTCAATATGCCGCTGGATACAATAAGCTCCAAGGCTGCGTTTTTGAAAAAAGACGGCCGACCAGTGATTACATGCTGCCGGAGCGGGGCCCGCAGTGGGATGGCACAACAAGTCTTGAAAAATGCAGGAGTAGAAGTTTACAATGGAGGTGCCTGGGATAATCTCACGCAAAAGATTCAATAAGAACATTTTTTAAATTATGCTGGAAATAATAAAGCAGCCCTGGCCTTGGTATATGGCCGGGCCGCTGATCGGGCTTACAGTCCCCGCCCTTTTGATACTGGGCAATAAATCTTTTGGAATTTCTTCGTCGTTGCGCCATGTTTGCGCGATTTGTGTACCGGGGGACATTCCGTTTTTTCAATACGATTGGAAAAAAGAATTGTGGAACATGTTTTTCGTATTGGGCATCTTTTTCGGAGGGGTTGTAGCGGCGACATTTCTGGTCAACCCTGAACCCATGCAGCTAGACCCTACGCTGCTAAAAGAGCTCAGCGTATATGGCATTACGGATTTTTCGTCGCTAGTTCCCATTGACCTGGTTAGCTGGGATAAACTTTTGACGCTTCGCGGCTTTATGATGATGGTCGGTGGGGGATTTTTAGTAGGGTTTGGTGCGCGCTACGCCGGCGGATGCACGAGCGGTCATGCGATTATGGGACTTTCCACGCTGCAATGGCCCTCCCTGGTAGCGACCGTCAGTTTCATGGCTGGCGGATTTGTAATGGCCAACTGGATATTGCCATTTATTTTAACGCTTTAAAGAATGAATGATCAATTAAAAAAGCATTGGGAAGATGTGTATCATACCAAGTCGCCATACGAGGTGAGCTGGACGGAACCCAAGCCGGAGCGTTCGCTTAAACTGATCCACAATACCCAGGCGCCCAAAAATAGTCCTATTATCGATATTGGCGGAGGCGACAGTTTACTTGTTGACTATCTTCTCGACGAGGGTTACTCGGATATCACAGTTTTGGATATTTCAGCCAAAGCCATTGAAAGAGCAAAAAATAGGCTGGGTGAAAAGGCGGCAAAGATTACCTGGCTGGTGAGTGATATTCTTCATTTTGAACCAGAAAAACAATATTCAGTCTGGCACGATAGGGCCACCTTTCATTTTCTGACAACAGTGGATCGAAAAAGCAAATATAGATACCTTGTCGAAAACGCGGTTGCAGATGGCCACCTGATTATGGGTACGTTTTCGCTTTCCGGCCCTGGGCAGTGCAGCGGATTGGCGGTGTGTCAATATGACATAAGCGCATTGGCCGATGTCTTCAAAGGTTCCTTTGAGGTGAAAAGCCATTTTTATGCAGACCATCTGACCCCTTTTCAAACCAGTCAAAATTTCCTTTTTGCTGATTTTATCAAAGTAAACAATTAAAAACAGTATGGCCAATTTATTAGAAGACCAGATTGCGCAAAGCGAACACGACGTCCGGGCAACGGATTCAATGTGTATTAACGAAAGTCAAAAACAGCATAAATGGTATTACAACCTGAAATACCTTGTGGTGGGGTTACTTTTCGGAGTACTTTTTGTGAAAGCCGAGGTAGTCAGCTGGTTCCGCATCCAGGAAATGTTCCGGCTGAGGTCTTTTCATATGTATGGGATTATCGGCAGCGCGGTTGCGGTCGGGATGATTTCAGTTTGGATTATCAAACGGTTTGGTATCCATACTATCTCAGGGGAAAAGATTACTTTTGCAGATAAAAAGTTCAGTCAGGGGCAGATTTACGGCGGATTAGTTTTCGGGCTCGGCTGGGGTTTGACAGGTGCCTGCCCGGGACCGCTTTTTGCGCAGATCGGAATGGGTGCTACTGCCATTGTTGTCACATTGCTTAGTGCTATTACGGGGACCTGGGTATATGGTAGGTTTAGAGAACAGTTACCGCATTAAGTTTTGCATACAAATATATCAACCACGTAGCTTACATTTGGATATTTTGCTGAGCACGAGCAAATCGGCAGAAATGGTTTTGGCAGTAAAGTGAATGATAACGAGTCAAGCAAAATGAAAAATAAGAATTGGTTGTCAGCCTCAAACATATTTTCCGCGGCACTAATCGTATTTACAATCGTCATGGTAATCAGTCCACAGGTAAAGGGATGGACAATTCAAAGTTTGATGAAAATCGGGTTGTTTCAGCCTAGGATTGATAAAATGCAGGAAATTCAAAGTGAGACTTTACCGAATATGTCTTTCAAAAATAAAGATGGAAAAACAGTTGATCTGGCTTCGCTTAAAGGCAAAGTAGTATTTATTAATTTTTGGGCAACCTGGTGCGCTCCCTGTATTGCGGAGATGCCATCCATTAATGCATTGCAGGACCGGTTTGGGGATAATGATGACATTGTTTTTTTAATGGTGGATGTGGATGGTAACGATGAAAAGTCGGCTAAATTCATGAAAGAGCACCAGTTTGATTTGAATGTCTTCAAAGCGGCCAGCGCAATAGCTCCTGTCTTTATGCAGGGAACGATTCCAACCACAGTAATTCTGGATAGAAAGGGGAAAATGGTCTTTAGGCAAGAAGGTGCTGCTGATTACAATAGCCGGGAGCTGGTGGATTTGCTCGTTGGTCTAATCCGTTAAAGGAGGGCAATTCTTGACCCAATATCCGGCTGGTCAGATGCTAAATCCCGCCGAATTTTTTGCGCCACAACCTGTATAGATTCCATTTTGCTTTTGTTCAAAGCATTAAAACAGTTGATCCTTGTTGATCAGATTCATAAACGTTTCCCGATAAGTTTTGCTGATCGGTATTTCTTTCCCTTTTAGATAGATCGTATTTCCCTGGATCGCATCGATTTTTGAAAAGTTAATAATGAATGAACGGTGTATCCGCACGAATTTTGGGTATGGCAGTAATGCTTCCATTTTACCCAATGGTACCAGCGTCATAATTTTGTCTTTTCCGGTAAATATCAGAATGTATTCGCCGTAGGCTTCGATATAATCAATGTCGCTATGATGGATGTTGTGGATTTTGTAATCGGATTTTACAAAAATAGAGTCTTGTGAAGACGCGTGCCGGGCGATCGGATTTTGATCAGTCAGTTCCGTTTTTGGGTTTTGTTGCATGTGGCTGATGTACTGGGATGCCCGGTTTACAGCCTGGAAAAATCTTTCGAACGAAATGGGTTTGACAAGATAATCCAATACGGAAAGTTCATAGCCTTTGAGTGCATATTCGGTGTAGGCAGTTGTCAATATCGTGACAGGCCTTTGCGATAGGGATTGTAAAAAAGCAATTCCGGTCAGTTCGGGCATCTGAATGTCGACAAACATCAGGTCAATCTTTTGATCCAGTAAAATACCTTGGGCTTCCATCGCGCCCGGACAAGCGGCAACCAGGTTCAGGCCGGGAATTTTGCCGATGTAATCCGATAAAAGCCTTCTGGCAAGCAGCTCATCATCAATGACTAAACAATTAATTTTCATATACTGGCAGCTTTAAGAACACCTGATACTGATCAATGGTCTCCGTGATTTTCAAGTCATAGTTTGCTCCATAGATCAGTTCCAATCGCTTTTGGGTATTGACTAGTCCAA
The genomic region above belongs to Dyadobacter pollutisoli and contains:
- a CDS encoding Gfo/Idh/MocA family protein encodes the protein MGMIGGGKDAFIGAIHRHAANLDSSIELVCGALSINPEIAIDSAQALFLPAERSYLTYQEMLQKESDLPADQRMDFVTIVTPNFAHFAPAMLALEKGFHVVIEKPITFTADEAKQLKEKVEETGLLLLLTHTYSGYPMVKQARQMVQGGELGKIRKIWVEYPQGWLSQLTEREGNAQAAWRTDPKRSGKSGCMGDIGTHAAHLAEYISGLKITYLCAHLSTMVDGRALDDDGNVLLKFEGGASGVLMASQVAAGEENALKIRLYGEKGGLEWAQQEPNTLVVKWLDKPTQIYRAGTGYKNILSSYALHNSRTPGGHPEGYLEAFGNLYRNFALTLAARIDGTTPSPEALDYPSVDEGIRGMAFIDNVVKSHLSEQKWTAFEV
- a CDS encoding Crp/Fnr family transcriptional regulator, with the translated sequence MMTENISYYLDSVFPDFEPELKQRLVRDCILKKIPAGEVIMRTGQFIKHTLLIGSGRVKLYRQGDDGEEAFIYDLEPGSACALSMICNTKQEASEIMGKTVEDTVAIMIPIQLMDELMQKYKTWYYFVIANYRARFEELLAVFDNVVFKGMDERLEFYLKKQFEGRKTAVLTVTHQEIASDLNTSREVVSRLLKKMEQDKKIRLLRNSIAWLS
- a CDS encoding sulfite exporter TauE/SafE family protein; this translates as MEIVAYIASVLIGVSLGLIGGGGSILTVPVLVYMFGISPLISTSYSLFIVGSTSLVGAYSNYRKGAVKIKTALLFGSTSITTVFFTRRFVIPMIPKDLFKIGQFQVTEPILTMILFAVLMVAASVGMIRSKERKPGCLECDLKGNIIRMLLSGMGIGLTTGVLGAGGGFLLIPTLVLVLGMPMKEAVGTSLLIIALNSLIGFVGDLGHFLIDWVFLLQITAIAMAGILIGGAVAKRVDAASLKKGFGWFVLMMGIYILSTELLHLK
- a CDS encoding MBL fold metallo-hydrolase; this encodes MQIQQIYTGCLSQGAYYIESNGEAVVIDPLREVEPYINRAQKDGAKIKYVLETHFHADFVSGHIDLAAKTGARIVFGPTARPGFDATVAVDGQVLKVGDITFTVIHTPGHTMESTCYLLKDEQGEQVGIFTGDTLFIGDVGRPDLAQKVAAELTQQKLAEHLFDSLRDKIMPLADAIIVYPAHGAGSACGKNMSKETTDTLGNQKKFNYALRPDMTKAEFVKEVTDGLMPPPAYFPENVMMNIRGYESIDLVLQRGTHALEPAAFEAAANETDAVMLDTRDAEIFAKGFIPNSINIGINGGFAPWVGALIPDIKQRILLITEAGREEEVVTRLARVGYDHTIGYLKGGIDAWTKAGKEVDRIESVDVEQISERLQNDPSVIILDVRKASEFHSEHVVGAENVPLDYLNEHLAEIDKDKTYAVHCAGGYRSMIFNSILKARGFDNLIDVKGGFKAIKESGKFEVSNYVCPSTLL
- a CDS encoding rhodanese-like domain-containing protein translates to MGIISVLFGNNKTDFKSLVDQGALIVDVRSPQEFASGHIDGSVNMPLDTISSKAAFLKKDGRPVITCCRSGARSGMAQQVLKNAGVEVYNGGAWDNLTQKIQ
- a CDS encoding YeeE/YedE family protein translates to MLEIIKQPWPWYMAGPLIGLTVPALLILGNKSFGISSSLRHVCAICVPGDIPFFQYDWKKELWNMFFVLGIFFGGVVAATFLVNPEPMQLDPTLLKELSVYGITDFSSLVPIDLVSWDKLLTLRGFMMMVGGGFLVGFGARYAGGCTSGHAIMGLSTLQWPSLVATVSFMAGGFVMANWILPFILTL
- a CDS encoding class I SAM-dependent methyltransferase codes for the protein MNDQLKKHWEDVYHTKSPYEVSWTEPKPERSLKLIHNTQAPKNSPIIDIGGGDSLLVDYLLDEGYSDITVLDISAKAIERAKNRLGEKAAKITWLVSDILHFEPEKQYSVWHDRATFHFLTTVDRKSKYRYLVENAVADGHLIMGTFSLSGPGQCSGLAVCQYDISALADVFKGSFEVKSHFYADHLTPFQTSQNFLFADFIKVNN
- a CDS encoding DUF6691 family protein, translated to MCINESQKQHKWYYNLKYLVVGLLFGVLFVKAEVVSWFRIQEMFRLRSFHMYGIIGSAVAVGMISVWIIKRFGIHTISGEKITFADKKFSQGQIYGGLVFGLGWGLTGACPGPLFAQIGMGATAIVVTLLSAITGTWVYGRFREQLPH
- a CDS encoding TlpA family protein disulfide reductase, with product MKNKNWLSASNIFSAALIVFTIVMVISPQVKGWTIQSLMKIGLFQPRIDKMQEIQSETLPNMSFKNKDGKTVDLASLKGKVVFINFWATWCAPCIAEMPSINALQDRFGDNDDIVFLMVDVDGNDEKSAKFMKEHQFDLNVFKAASAIAPVFMQGTIPTTVILDRKGKMVFRQEGAADYNSRELVDLLVGLIR
- a CDS encoding LytR/AlgR family response regulator transcription factor, which translates into the protein MKINCLVIDDELLARRLLSDYIGKIPGLNLVAACPGAMEAQGILLDQKIDLMFVDIQMPELTGIAFLQSLSQRPVTILTTAYTEYALKGYELSVLDYLVKPISFERFFQAVNRASQYISHMQQNPKTELTDQNPIARHASSQDSIFVKSDYKIHNIHHSDIDYIEAYGEYILIFTGKDKIMTLVPLGKMEALLPYPKFVRIHRSFIINFSKIDAIQGNTIYLKGKEIPISKTYRETFMNLINKDQLF